One region of uncultured Sulfurimonas sp. genomic DNA includes:
- a CDS encoding F0F1 ATP synthase subunit delta, with protein MEELIAKRYIKALKEGLDAKSMQNATTVFLALAKSFDNAKFVQIVENPNVSREDKLEILLAAVKPANSENINSLIKLLVENDRIAVIPALAEGMRKDSANTSKTYNGVVYSDSDIDAKVMQDLSSGLSKKFDSNISLKFVKDNFNGIKVDVEDLGVEINFSKSRINNQIIQHIIKAI; from the coding sequence ATGGAAGAACTAATTGCAAAAAGATATATTAAAGCCCTAAAAGAGGGTCTTGATGCTAAGTCAATGCAAAATGCAACTACAGTCTTTTTAGCTCTTGCTAAATCATTTGACAATGCAAAATTTGTTCAAATTGTTGAGAACCCTAATGTAAGTAGAGAAGATAAGTTAGAAATTCTTTTAGCAGCAGTTAAACCTGCTAATTCTGAAAATATTAACTCTTTGATAAAGTTACTTGTAGAAAACGATCGTATTGCTGTTATACCTGCTCTTGCAGAAGGTATGAGAAAAGACAGCGCAAATACAAGTAAAACTTACAATGGTGTTGTTTACAGTGATAGCGATATAGATGCAAAAGTTATGCAAGATTTAAGTAGTGGTTTAAGTAAAAAATTTGATTCAAATATTTCACTAAAATTTGTTAAAGATAATTTTAATGGTATTAAAGTGGATGTTGAAGATCTTGGTGTAGAGATTAATTTTTCTAAGTCAAGAATAAACAATCAAATTATTCAACATATAATAAAAGCAATTTAA
- a CDS encoding F0F1 ATP synthase subunit B — MSRILLLIIMISTYALASGGAEGGGTDIIQRTVNFILFFGLIWYLVAEPAKNFFTARSQSIADELQKVQDKLSESVTFKKEALAKISEAEKFAEELVATSKKENKILNDNIMLQCEAELEIITKQSASLMEFEQRKMVRTVVENVLSEVLSQSSESFDKEAMANVILKKVA, encoded by the coding sequence GTGAGTAGAATTTTACTATTAATTATAATGATATCAACTTATGCATTAGCATCTGGTGGAGCAGAAGGTGGGGGGACAGATATTATTCAAAGAACAGTAAACTTTATATTGTTTTTTGGGCTTATTTGGTACCTTGTTGCTGAACCTGCTAAAAACTTTTTTACAGCTAGAAGTCAGTCAATCGCTGATGAGTTGCAAAAAGTACAAGATAAGTTAAGTGAATCTGTTACTTTTAAAAAAGAAGCACTAGCTAAAATTTCTGAAGCTGAAAAGTTCGCAGAAGAATTAGTTGCAACTTCTAAAAAAGAAAACAAGATATTAAATGACAATATTATGCTTCAATGTGAAGCAGAATTAGAAATCATTACTAAGCAAAGTGCATCTTTAATGGAGTTTGAACAAAGAAAAATGGTTCGTACTGTTGTTGAAAATGTATTAAGCGAAGTCTTAAGTCAAAGTAGTGAAAGTTTCGATAAAGAAGCTATGGCTAATGTTATCTTAAAGAAGGTGGCATAG
- the rpmA gene encoding 50S ribosomal protein L27, translated as MAHKKGQGSTQNNRDSAGRRLGVKKYGGEAVVAGNIIIRQRGTKVHPGKNVGMGKDHTIFALVDGVVSFHRKDKKRQQVSIVPAA; from the coding sequence ATGGCACATAAGAAAGGTCAAGGTAGTACACAGAATAATCGTGACTCAGCTGGTAGAAGACTTGGTGTTAAAAAGTATGGTGGAGAAGCTGTAGTAGCTGGTAACATCATTATTCGTCAAAGAGGAACTAAAGTTCACCCAGGTAAAAATGTTGGTATGGGGAAAGATCATACTATATTTGCACTAGTTGATGGTGTTGTATCTTTTCACAGAAAAGACAAAAAACGTCAACAAGTATCAATCGTACCTGCTGCATAA
- a CDS encoding AAA family ATPase: MSEVIVIANQKGGVGKTTTAVNLAASLAVAEKKVLLIDSDPQANATTSLGFHRNDYEFNIYHVLIGTKKLKDIILKSDLPTLHLAPSNIGLVGIEKEYYDNDNKDGRELVLKKAIANVQKDYDYIIIDSPPALGPMTINALSASNSVIIPIQCEFFALEGLAQLLNTVKLVRKSINPKLSIKGFLPTMFSSQNNLSKQVFADLSQHFKGKLFKDVQDKYIVVPRNVKLAEAPSFGKPAILYDVKSVGSVAYQNLAQTIIA; encoded by the coding sequence ATGAGTGAAGTAATTGTAATAGCAAATCAAAAGGGTGGAGTTGGTAAAACAACAACTGCTGTAAACTTAGCTGCGTCACTTGCTGTAGCTGAAAAAAAAGTGCTTTTGATAGATTCAGATCCACAAGCTAATGCTACTACATCTTTAGGTTTTCATCGTAATGATTATGAGTTTAATATTTACCATGTACTTATAGGTACAAAAAAATTAAAAGACATCATTTTAAAATCAGATCTTCCTACTTTACATCTTGCTCCTTCAAATATAGGGCTAGTTGGTATTGAAAAAGAGTATTATGACAATGACAACAAAGATGGACGTGAGCTTGTTTTAAAAAAAGCTATAGCTAATGTTCAAAAAGATTATGATTATATCATTATAGATTCTCCTCCAGCTCTTGGACCAATGACTATCAATGCCTTATCTGCATCTAACTCAGTAATCATACCAATTCAATGTGAATTTTTTGCACTAGAGGGTCTTGCACAGCTTTTAAATACTGTTAAACTTGTTAGAAAATCAATAAATCCTAAACTTAGTATTAAAGGTTTTTTACCAACTATGTTTAGTTCTCAAAATAATTTATCAAAACAAGTTTTTGCAGATCTTTCCCAACATTTCAAAGGTAAACTATTTAAAGATGTTCAAGATAAATATATAGTAGTACCAAGAAATGTAAAATTGGCAGAGGCTCCATCATTTGGAAAGCCTGCAATACTTTATGATGTAAAATCAGTTGGCTCAGTGGCTTATCAAAATTTAGCACAAACGATAATAGCATAA
- a CDS encoding FoF1 ATP synthase subunit B', producing MLDINPILLLATFVVFLSLIAVLNSWLYNPLFSFMNKRDEDIKKDLQKVGNNDDEINELNSKAQSIINNAKLEAAALREKVIEDAKELADSKLEAKRAELASQYLEFEHLLAESKEQLTSDIMSQVPLFKEAVKAKFSQI from the coding sequence ATGTTAGATATAAATCCGATACTACTTTTAGCTACATTTGTTGTATTTCTTTCACTAATAGCCGTTCTAAACAGTTGGCTTTATAATCCATTATTTAGTTTTATGAATAAAAGAGATGAAGATATCAAAAAAGACCTACAAAAAGTTGGTAATAATGATGATGAAATCAATGAACTTAATTCTAAAGCTCAATCAATAATTAATAATGCTAAACTGGAAGCTGCGGCCCTAAGAGAGAAAGTGATAGAAGATGCTAAAGAGTTAGCAGATAGTAAGTTAGAAGCCAAGCGTGCTGAATTAGCTAGTCAATATTTAGAATTTGAGCATTTACTTGCTGAATCTAAAGAGCAGTTAACAAGCGATATAATGTCGCAAGTTCCACTGTTTAAAGAAGCTGTAAAAGCTAAATTTAGTCAAATATAA
- the atpA gene encoding F0F1 ATP synthase subunit alpha, with protein sequence MVAKIQADEISSIIKERIDNFELSVDINETGKIVSYADGVAQVYGLNNVMAGEMVEFEEGTKGLVMNLEESAVGVVILGLGIELKEGMSVKRLGKLLKVPVGDALLGRVINALGEPIDGKGPIETTETRFVEEKAPGIMNRKSVHEPLATGIKAIDALVPIGRGQRELIIGDRQTGKTTVAIDAIINQKGNGVVCIYVAVGQKESTVAQIVRRLEEHGAMEYTIVVSSTAAEAAALQFLAPYTGVTMGEYFRDNARHGLIVYDDLSKHAVAYREMSLILRRPPGREAYPGDVFYIHSRLLERAAKLSDENGAGSLTALPIIETQAGDVAAYIPTNVISITDGQIFLETELFNSGVRPAINVGLSVSRVGGAAQIKATKQVAGTLRLDLAQYRELQAFAQFASDLDETSRNQLERGQRMVEVLKQGPFSPLSAEKQVAIIFAGNEGFLDDMDPSNVVRFESEMYPFIEASYPQIFENIRSTSKVDDDTKALMIKALEEFKATFVVA encoded by the coding sequence GTGGTAGCAAAAATTCAAGCTGATGAAATCAGCTCAATAATTAAAGAGCGTATCGATAACTTTGAATTAAGTGTTGATATTAACGAAACAGGTAAAATCGTTTCTTATGCTGATGGTGTTGCTCAAGTTTACGGACTTAACAATGTTATGGCTGGTGAAATGGTTGAGTTCGAAGAGGGGACTAAAGGTTTAGTAATGAACCTAGAAGAGAGCGCAGTAGGTGTTGTTATTCTTGGTCTTGGAATAGAATTAAAAGAGGGAATGTCAGTTAAAAGATTGGGCAAACTTCTTAAAGTTCCGGTTGGTGATGCACTTTTAGGTCGTGTTATTAACGCACTTGGTGAGCCAATAGATGGTAAAGGTCCAATTGAAACAACTGAAACTCGTTTCGTTGAAGAAAAAGCACCTGGAATTATGAACAGAAAATCTGTACATGAACCACTAGCTACTGGTATTAAAGCTATTGATGCTCTAGTTCCAATCGGTAGAGGTCAAAGAGAACTTATCATTGGTGATAGACAAACTGGAAAAACTACAGTTGCAATAGATGCTATTATTAATCAAAAAGGTAATGGTGTTGTTTGTATTTATGTTGCAGTAGGTCAAAAAGAATCAACTGTTGCTCAAATTGTTCGTCGTTTAGAAGAACATGGTGCAATGGAATATACAATTGTTGTATCTTCTACTGCTGCTGAAGCAGCTGCTCTTCAATTTTTAGCTCCATATACTGGTGTTACTATGGGTGAATATTTCCGTGATAATGCAAGACATGGTTTAATTGTTTATGATGATTTATCTAAACATGCAGTTGCATATCGTGAAATGTCACTTATTCTTCGTCGTCCTCCAGGTCGTGAAGCTTATCCTGGTGATGTATTTTATATTCACTCTCGTCTTTTAGAGAGAGCTGCTAAATTAAGTGATGAAAATGGTGCTGGTTCATTAACTGCACTTCCAATTATTGAAACACAAGCTGGAGATGTTGCGGCATATATTCCAACTAATGTTATTTCAATTACAGATGGTCAGATTTTCCTTGAGACTGAACTATTTAACTCAGGTGTACGTCCAGCGATTAATGTTGGTCTTTCTGTATCTCGTGTTGGTGGTGCTGCTCAAATTAAAGCTACTAAGCAAGTTGCTGGTACTTTACGTCTTGATCTTGCACAGTATCGTGAACTTCAAGCATTTGCTCAGTTTGCATCTGATCTTGATGAGACATCTCGTAATCAACTTGAACGTGGGCAAAGAATGGTAGAAGTTCTTAAACAAGGGCCTTTCTCTCCACTTTCTGCTGAGAAGCAAGTTGCTATCATTTTTGCTGGTAATGAAGGTTTCTTAGATGATATGGACCCATCAAATGTAGTTCGTTTTGAATC
- a CDS encoding biotin--[acetyl-CoA-carboxylase] ligase, whose amino-acid sequence MQILYLKEIGSTQKYLKELIKTKKVNAPYAVVAEVQTDGIGSRQNSWNSLEGNLFLSFAIELNTLPKDLKLESASIYFAYILKTILSDLNSEVWIKWPNDFYVKDKKIGGLITNIVGNALICGLGLNLQTQPQNFAKLDIEVNRDDLLRRYFVKIEKKVLWKQVFSKYELEFYKNKNFFTHNQNLRIPLNDVKLQNDGSIIRNGERIYSLR is encoded by the coding sequence TTGCAGATACTCTATCTTAAAGAGATAGGCTCAACACAAAAATATTTAAAAGAGCTTATAAAAACTAAAAAAGTAAATGCTCCTTATGCCGTTGTAGCAGAAGTTCAAACAGATGGAATAGGAAGCAGACAAAATAGTTGGAACTCTCTTGAAGGAAATCTTTTTTTATCTTTTGCTATAGAACTCAATACTCTTCCAAAAGATTTAAAACTTGAATCAGCATCTATATATTTTGCCTATATCTTAAAAACTATACTTAGTGACTTAAATTCAGAAGTTTGGATTAAGTGGCCAAATGATTTTTATGTAAAAGACAAAAAAATTGGTGGGCTTATTACAAATATAGTTGGCAATGCACTTATTTGTGGACTTGGTTTAAACTTACAAACACAACCACAAAATTTTGCAAAATTAGATATAGAAGTAAACAGAGATGATTTGCTTAGAAGATATTTTGTGAAAATTGAAAAAAAGGTATTATGGAAGCAAGTTTTTAGTAAATATGAGCTAGAATTTTACAAGAATAAAAACTTTTTTACGCATAATCAAAATTTAAGAATTCCATTAAATGATGTTAAACTTCAAAATGATGGTTCCATAATACGCAACGGCGAAAGGATATATAGTCTAAGATGA
- the proB gene encoding glutamate 5-kinase, translating into MKRVVVKVGSAVLTQNDSVALERMEALVDFLIELKKNNEVILVSSGAVAAGYTKLQLDRNVLKNKQALASIGQPVLMHQYAEKFAKHDIIISQVLVTAANFNKLEDIKRIRDTVDTLLSNGVIPIVNENDATATEELVVGDNDQLSAYIAKHTDSDILIILSDIDAYYDDDPHTNKNAKVLKIVNNIEQCALQKTATPHGTFATGGIVTKLKAASYLLASNIDMFLASGFDLRDVKSYMIDKNHNGGTLFTKENS; encoded by the coding sequence ATGAAACGTGTAGTTGTTAAAGTTGGTAGTGCTGTTTTAACACAAAATGACTCTGTAGCATTAGAGCGTATGGAGGCTTTAGTAGATTTTTTAATAGAGCTTAAAAAAAATAATGAAGTTATTTTAGTCTCTTCTGGTGCAGTAGCAGCAGGATATACAAAACTTCAACTTGATCGTAATGTTCTTAAAAATAAACAGGCTTTGGCATCTATAGGTCAACCAGTACTTATGCATCAGTACGCAGAAAAATTTGCTAAGCATGATATTATTATTTCTCAAGTTCTTGTAACTGCTGCAAATTTCAATAAACTTGAAGATATAAAAAGAATTAGAGATACTGTTGATACTCTTTTGTCAAATGGTGTTATTCCAATAGTAAACGAAAATGATGCAACTGCGACAGAAGAACTTGTAGTTGGGGATAATGATCAATTATCAGCTTATATAGCTAAACATACAGATTCGGATATTTTAATAATATTGTCTGATATAGATGCGTACTATGATGATGATCCACATACAAATAAAAATGCAAAAGTACTTAAAATTGTTAATAATATTGAACAATGTGCATTGCAAAAAACAGCAACTCCACATGGAACTTTTGCAACAGGTGGTATAGTTACGAAGTTAAAAGCAGCTTCATATCTTTTAGCATCTAATATTGATATGTTCTTAGCAAGTGGTTTTGATCTTCGTGATGTTAAGAGTTATATGATAGATAAAAATCATAATGGTGGAACACTTTTCACAAAGGAAAATAGCTAG
- the fmt gene encoding methionyl-tRNA formyltransferase, with protein MRIIFMGTPDYAEAILEKIVNTDDMEVVAVYTQPDKPVGRKKVMTPPIVKTLAQKYNINVYQPSRLRDADTVEELLKIDADFIVVAAYGQILPLEILQHAPCINLHASILPAYRGASPIQQTLLNGDNKTGVTAMLMDIGLDTGDILKVQEIDVNDDEMVERLFDRLTDAASELTIDVLENFNLYTPQKQDDSQSTHCSKITKQDGEISFTDATELYNKYRAFTPWPGVYLESGLKLKEIKLQEKDSINEDGKILSIDKDSIVVGCKKGSVRVFKVQPASKKEMDILSYINGKRLSLADTLS; from the coding sequence GTGCGTATAATATTTATGGGAACACCAGATTATGCAGAGGCTATTTTAGAAAAAATTGTTAACACTGATGATATGGAAGTTGTAGCCGTTTATACTCAACCTGATAAGCCAGTTGGAAGAAAAAAAGTTATGACTCCGCCTATAGTGAAAACTCTAGCGCAAAAATACAATATAAATGTTTATCAACCAAGCAGATTAAGAGATGCAGACACAGTAGAAGAACTCTTAAAGATAGATGCAGACTTTATAGTGGTGGCTGCTTATGGACAGATTTTACCACTTGAAATTTTACAACATGCTCCATGTATAAACCTTCATGCATCTATACTTCCTGCGTATAGAGGAGCAAGTCCAATTCAACAAACTCTTTTAAATGGAGATAATAAAACAGGTGTAACTGCAATGCTTATGGATATTGGTCTTGATACTGGAGATATTTTAAAAGTACAAGAAATAGATGTTAATGATGATGAGATGGTAGAGAGATTATTTGATAGACTCACAGATGCAGCATCTGAGCTTACTATAGATGTGTTAGAAAATTTCAATTTATATACCCCTCAAAAACAAGATGATTCACAATCAACTCACTGTTCAAAAATCACGAAGCAAGATGGAGAGATTAGTTTCACAGATGCTACAGAACTTTACAATAAGTATCGTGCATTTACTCCATGGCCTGGAGTCTATCTTGAGAGTGGTTTAAAGCTTAAAGAGATTAAACTTCAAGAAAAAGATTCTATAAACGAAGATGGAAAAATTCTCTCTATAGATAAAGATAGCATCGTTGTTGGATGCAAAAAAGGAAGCGTTAGGGTTTTTAAAGTTCAACCTGCATCTAAAAAAGAGATGGATATCCTTTCTTATATAAATGGTAAGAGACTAAGTCTTGCAGATACTCTATCTTAA
- a CDS encoding ParB/RepB/Spo0J family partition protein has translation MKSQKLGRGLDALLGEIDEAYENEGSSKDSIIELNLKDIRPNPYQPRKQFDENSLMELGESIKNDGLIQPIVVTEDIDGYILIAGERRLRASKLVKLKTIRAIRLNSDEQKMRQFALIENIQRDELNSVELAQAYSELIKMYNITQEELANKIHKSRTHITNTIRLLQLSFKTQKALIEKKITAGHAKVLIGLDEKQQQLMVNSIIGQKLSVREVETIIKNMKDEKKSIAIKNDFVEYNFSDIKKRFDFLGFKAKTSKNKLTIEFEDESQINDLLRYISK, from the coding sequence ATGAAATCTCAAAAACTCGGCCGTGGACTAGATGCACTTTTAGGTGAAATAGATGAAGCTTATGAAAATGAAGGCTCTTCAAAAGATTCTATTATTGAGCTAAATCTTAAAGATATTAGACCAAATCCTTATCAACCAAGAAAACAATTTGATGAAAACTCTCTTATGGAGCTTGGTGAATCTATAAAAAATGATGGTTTAATTCAGCCGATTGTTGTTACTGAAGATATAGATGGGTATATTTTAATAGCAGGCGAGAGAAGACTTCGTGCTTCTAAATTAGTAAAATTAAAAACAATTCGTGCTATACGTTTAAATTCTGATGAACAAAAAATGAGACAATTTGCACTTATAGAAAATATTCAAAGAGATGAATTAAATTCTGTTGAATTAGCACAAGCTTATAGTGAATTAATTAAAATGTATAATATTACTCAAGAAGAGTTAGCAAATAAAATACATAAAAGTAGAACACATATTACAAATACTATCAGACTTTTACAGCTATCTTTTAAAACACAAAAAGCTTTAATTGAAAAAAAAATAACTGCTGGACATGCAAAAGTATTAATTGGGCTTGATGAAAAACAACAACAACTTATGGTTAATTCTATAATAGGTCAAAAACTTAGTGTTAGAGAAGTTGAGACTATCATTAAAAATATGAAAGATGAAAAAAAATCTATTGCTATTAAAAATGATTTTGTTGAATATAATTTTTCTGATATTAAAAAAAGATTTGATTTTCTTGGTTTTAAAGCTAAAACATCTAAAAATAAATTAACGATTGAATTTGAAGATGAGAGTCAAATTAATGATTTATTGAGATATATTTCAAAATAA
- a CDS encoding tyrosine-type recombinase/integrase, with protein MKKLRFKNRNGILYFGIGGKFISSKMKYTNVNKNIIIGNFNRGEISDDLVIGEQKAPTIKHLLNDVIIEKSKHLKHKTMIAYRSSMNTHILPYFKDKLVTQIKPIDIKKFQDSIVDKGLKRDTVQLARILLKEVFNLAVLSEIVTINPVSMVGMPKIKYQKKKQKPFSLDEIDLILSTATGQIKNFLGISFFTGMRSGELLALKWSDVYFRTDTIIINKTVAQGIINSAKTRASERDIEMLPKAKEFLKAQQLQTGLKDSYVFLNKQNTHFSSNDNFYRNYQGILKKLDLEKRTLHNTRHTFASIMLNNGIDPLWVSATLGHDNLQVTLNIYTHYMPKKEKMKIPFLEKRYKNGTQNI; from the coding sequence ATGAAGAAGTTACGATTTAAAAATCGCAATGGTATCTTATATTTTGGTATAGGTGGTAAATTTATATCATCTAAAATGAAATACACGAATGTAAATAAAAATATCATTATTGGTAATTTTAATCGTGGGGAAATAAGTGATGATTTAGTTATAGGGGAACAAAAAGCTCCCACTATAAAGCATTTACTCAATGATGTCATTATTGAAAAGAGCAAACACCTAAAACATAAAACAATGATAGCGTATCGCTCATCAATGAATACGCACATTTTACCTTATTTCAAAGATAAGTTAGTAACACAAATTAAACCTATTGATATCAAGAAGTTTCAAGATTCTATTGTTGATAAAGGTTTAAAAAGAGATACAGTGCAATTAGCAAGGATATTGCTAAAAGAGGTCTTTAACTTAGCAGTGTTAAGTGAAATTGTAACCATTAACCCAGTTTCAATGGTTGGTATGCCAAAGATTAAATATCAAAAGAAAAAACAAAAGCCCTTTAGTTTAGATGAAATTGATTTAATTTTATCTACTGCAACAGGTCAAATTAAAAATTTTTTAGGTATTTCTTTCTTTACGGGTATGCGTTCTGGAGAATTGCTAGCTTTAAAATGGAGTGATGTATATTTCAGAACAGATACTATTATTATCAATAAAACAGTAGCTCAAGGCATTATAAATTCTGCTAAAACTAGGGCTAGTGAAAGAGATATTGAAATGCTGCCTAAAGCAAAAGAGTTTTTAAAAGCTCAACAGTTACAAACTGGTTTAAAAGATAGTTATGTTTTTCTAAATAAACAAAATACTCATTTTAGTTCAAATGATAATTTTTATCGGAACTATCAAGGTATATTAAAAAAGTTAGATTTAGAAAAAAGGACTTTACATAACACAAGACACACTTTTGCAAGTATTATGCTCAATAATGGAATTGACCCTCTTTGGGTATCAGCTACACTAGGTCATGATAACTTGCAAGTTACCTTAAATATATATACTCACTATATGCCTAAAAAGGAAAAAATGAAAATTCCTTTCTTAGAAAAGAGGTACAAAAACGGCACACAAAACATTTAA
- the obgE gene encoding GTPase ObgE — MFTDSVELTVSSGKGGQGCVAFRREKFVLNGGPNGGDGGKGGDIWFKCDNNTHTLSHFQKRMHIKADGGAPGEGSRMTGKSGAKKVVIVPPGTQILDSQTGEILFDMLEDGQEVKFLDGGKGGLGNTHFKSPTNQRPTYAQPGEKGETRAIKLDLKLIADIGLVGFPNVGKSTLISRVSNARPEIANYEFTTLTPKLGQVNIGDYESFIMADIPGIIGGAHEGKGLGLQFLRHIERTKTLLYMIDLASYRDLKEQIEVLKDEIASFSEKLGTNKYAIALTRVDIVSPDDVEDLINNFLNFLGLEANESSEFDFDSELPYYIQKSADETLGYDRKKPYFVAPISSATSKNIEALKYALFNLVQTDRK; from the coding sequence ATGTTTACAGATAGTGTCGAGTTAACGGTCTCATCAGGAAAAGGTGGACAAGGATGTGTGGCATTTCGTCGTGAAAAGTTTGTTTTAAACGGTGGTCCTAATGGTGGTGATGGTGGAAAAGGTGGTGATATCTGGTTCAAATGCGATAACAATACCCATACACTGTCTCATTTTCAAAAGAGAATGCATATAAAAGCAGATGGTGGAGCACCTGGTGAGGGTTCTCGTATGACTGGAAAATCTGGAGCTAAAAAGGTTGTTATTGTTCCTCCTGGAACACAAATTTTAGATAGCCAAACAGGTGAAATTCTTTTTGATATGCTTGAAGATGGACAAGAAGTTAAGTTTTTAGATGGAGGTAAGGGTGGACTTGGAAATACTCACTTTAAATCTCCTACAAACCAGAGACCAACTTATGCACAACCTGGTGAAAAAGGTGAAACAAGAGCTATAAAGTTAGATTTAAAACTTATAGCAGATATTGGATTAGTAGGTTTTCCAAATGTTGGAAAATCAACTTTAATTTCTAGGGTTTCAAATGCTCGTCCAGAGATTGCAAACTATGAATTTACTACACTTACTCCAAAACTTGGTCAAGTGAATATTGGAGATTATGAGTCATTTATAATGGCAGATATTCCTGGTATCATTGGTGGAGCGCACGAAGGTAAAGGTCTTGGACTACAATTTTTAAGACATATTGAGAGAACAAAAACACTTTTATATATGATAGACCTTGCATCTTACAGAGATTTAAAAGAGCAAATCGAAGTTTTAAAAGATGAGATTGCTTCTTTTTCTGAAAAATTAGGTACAAATAAATATGCTATCGCTCTTACTCGAGTTGATATAGTTTCTCCAGATGATGTTGAAGATTTAATAAATAATTTTTTAAATTTTCTTGGCTTAGAAGCTAATGAAAGTAGTGAATTTGATTTTGATTCAGAATTGCCATATTATATTCAAAAATCAGCAGATGAAACACTTGGCTATGACAGAAAAAAACCGTATTTTGTGGCTCCAATATCATCAGCTACAAGTAAAAATATAGAAGCTCTTAAATACGCTCTATTTAATTTAGTACAAACGGATAGAAAATAG
- the hypA gene encoding hydrogenase/urease nickel incorporation protein HypA: MHEYSIVQSLLDSCDENAKANNATKVMKVVVKIGVMSGVEPDLLKTAFDTFKEKTICEEAEFIINMQSVVVKCNECQKESTLKELQYTCPNCESSDLKIIDGEDMFLMQLELN; encoded by the coding sequence ATGCATGAATATAGTATAGTTCAATCGTTGTTAGATAGTTGTGATGAAAATGCAAAAGCAAATAACGCAACTAAAGTTATGAAAGTAGTAGTGAAAATAGGCGTAATGAGTGGAGTTGAACCAGATCTTTTAAAAACAGCTTTTGATACCTTTAAAGAGAAGACTATATGTGAAGAGGCTGAGTTTATTATAAATATGCAAAGTGTTGTTGTTAAGTGTAATGAGTGTCAAAAAGAGTCAACATTAAAAGAGTTACAATACACCTGTCCAAACTGTGAAAGTTCAGATTTAAAAATAATTGATGGTGAAGATATGTTTTTAATGCAACTAGAACTTAATTAA
- the rplU gene encoding 50S ribosomal protein L21: protein MYAIIKNGGKQYKVQEGDILLFDKMSLEPKATIEINEVLAVNAGELKIGAPFVSGAKVTAEVINEGRDRKVVIFKKRRRKDSKVKRGFRRDFTRVRITKIAA, encoded by the coding sequence ATGTACGCAATTATCAAAAATGGTGGTAAGCAGTATAAAGTTCAAGAGGGTGATATTTTATTATTTGATAAAATGTCTCTTGAGCCAAAAGCTACTATCGAGATTAACGAAGTTCTAGCAGTAAACGCTGGAGAGCTTAAAATTGGAGCTCCATTTGTAAGTGGTGCTAAAGTTACTGCAGAAGTAATTAATGAAGGTCGTGACAGAAAAGTTGTGATTTTCAAAAAACGTCGTCGTAAAGACAGTAAAGTTAAAAGAGGTTTCAGAAGAGACTTCACTCGTGTTCGTATCACGAAAATAGCTGCTTAA